The following proteins are encoded in a genomic region of Periophthalmus magnuspinnatus isolate fPerMag1 chromosome 10, fPerMag1.2.pri, whole genome shotgun sequence:
- the LOC117378016 gene encoding protocadherin gamma-A11 produces the protein MDQPVHIFWLFSPLFAVSYGEVRYALPEELQRGHVIGNVAKDLGLRVKDLRARGAHVVSEGTVRLFEMDILSGNLMISQRIDREELCAQTSACTLHYQLLLEDPLQAHSIVLDIGDVNDNSPVFATEEIKLDILESTDTGRRFPLESAQDPDLGTNSVRNYKLIPNDHFILEYSGHINGLIYPELVLKKALDYEAQREHIIKISAIDGGNPAKSGTASILIRVLDVNDNVPVFTQRVYKVSVPENSPLGTTVIRLNATDADDGLYGTITYSFRHKMEELFEINHANGEILVAGVIDFEEANNYELDVQAKDGGGQTSHCKLIIDVTDINDNKPAVEIKSASTNVLEDSKPGTMVALINVYDLDTGRSGHVTCAISEDVPFKLVSDVKHYFMLVTDNILDREIQEKYVIKIVATDGGTPALSSFQILTITVSDMNDNSPTFTQNDYTASVLENEPVGTFVIAVKAEDPDASSNSKIQYQITKHKDTEDGSFFTINSETGELFTSRPFDYENSVHYKIIVIAQDGGKPPLSSSCTVNVFIQDQNDNTPVVLYPVQGRGFNAEELVPVDAPKGYLVTKVVAVDGDSGHNAWLSYRIITATEPHLFYVGQTTGEIRTARVFMESDEPKHSLVILVSDNGPLSLSATCTVNIIITSGLPVLNELFEFEEESQDSHNLTFHLIVALSVISCLFILFIGGFFYAKLYRPRSIYRSNSATLPVFPATYCPPSFTELSRCGTLFNDERFDSFLTTGSWRGDFRFSSNTDTDTLKKRSAAYLKSTLGRTSAEQFAGVSAGVQHPFYVVT, from the coding sequence ATGGATCAGCCTGTGCatatattttggttgttttcccCTCTATTTGCTGTGTCGTATGGTGAAGTCCGGTATGCGCTTCCAGAAGAGTTGCAGCGTGGACACGTAATTGGAAACGTGGCTAAAGATCTAGGGCTGAGAGTTAAGGACCTTCGTGCTCGTGGAGCCCATGTTGTTTCAGAAGGCACCGTTCGACTCTTTGAAATGGACATTTTGTCGGGAAATCTGATGATCAGCCAGCGCATAGACCGAGAGGAGTTGTGCGCACAAACTTCTGCCTGCACCCTGCATTATCAGCTCTTACTCGAGGATCCGCTTCAAGCACACAGTATAGTTTTGGATATTGGAGATGTAAATGATAACAGCCCCGTATTTGCAACTGAGGAAATAAAGTTAGATATACTCGAATCTACCGACACTGGACGAAGGTTTCCTCTAGAGAGCGCCCAGGATCCAGACTTGGGTACTAATTCTGTGCGTAATTACAAATTGATCCCCAATGATCATTTTATTCTGGAATACAGTGGTCACATAAATGGCCTAATTTACCCTGAACTAGTTTTGAAAAAAGCTTTAGATTATGAAGCGCAAAGAGAACACATAATCAAAATCAGTGCCATTGACGGGGGAAATCCAGCAAAATCTGGGACGGCTTCTATCCTTATCCGTGTTTTGGACGTAAATGACAATGTCCCAGTTTTCACCCAGCGTGTTTACAAAGTTTCAGTACCTGAAAATTCACCCCTAGGTACTACAGTTATCAGACTAAACGCAACGGATGCAGATGACGGTCTGTATGGGACTATCACCTACTCCTTCCGTCACAAAATGGAGGAGTTATTTGAAATTAATCATGCGAACGGAGAGATCCTTGTAGCTGGTGTTATTGACTTTGAGGAGGCGAATAACTACGAACTAGATGTGCAGGCAAAAGATGGGGGTGGTCAGACATCACACTGCAAGCTCATAATCGATGTCACTGATATAAATGACAACAAACCTGCGGTCGAAATAAAGTCAGCCTCCACTAATGTACTGGAAGACTCCAAACCTGGAACTATGGTTGCTCTTATCAATGTGTATGACTTGGACACGGGGAGGAGTGGGCATGTTACATGTGCAATATCAGAAGATGTTCCTTTTAAACTTGTATCAGATGTAAAACATTACTTTATGTTAGTAACTGATAACATTTTAGACAGAGAAATTCAAGAAAAATATGTCATTAAGATTGTGGCTACTGATGGAGGTACTCCTGCTCTCTCGAGCTTCCAAATACTAACCATTACGGTCAGTGATATGAATGACAACTCACCGACTTTTACGCAGAATGACTATACTGCAAGTGTTTTAGAGAACGAGCCAGTTGGCACTTTTGTTATAGCAGTAAAAGCGGAAGATCCTGACGCTTCCTCAAATTCCAAAATACAATATCAAATTACAaagcacaaagacacagaggatGGGTCATTCTTTACTATCAATTCAGAAACAGGGGAGCTCTTCACTTCGCGTCCCTTTGATTATGAAAACTCTGTGCACTACAAAATTATCGTAATAGCTCAAGATGGGGGTAAACCACCTCTTTCCTCTAGCTGTACAGTTAATGTTTTTATCCAAGATCAAAACGACAACACACCTGTTGTGTTGTACCCCGTTCAGGGCCGTGGGTTTAATGCTGAAGAACTGGTTCCTGTTGACGCGCCCAAAGGTTACCTCGTTACTAAGGTGGTGGCAGTTGATGGCGACTCGGGTCACAATGCTTGGCTTTCTTACAGAATCATCACTGCAACTGAGCctcatttgttttatgttggcCAGACAACAGGCGAAATTAGAACTGCTCGAGTATTTATGGAAAGCGATGAACCGAAGCATAGTTTGGTCATTTTAGTGAGCGATAACGgacctttgtctctctctgctaCGTGCACAGTCAACATTATAATTACATCTGGGTTACCAGTATTAAATGAATTATTTGAGTTTGAGGAAGAATCTCAAGACAGCCATAACTTAACGTTTCATTTAATCGTAGCGCTTTCGGTTATTTCCtgtctttttatactttttattggTGGGTTTTTTTATGCTAAACTTTATAGGCCTCGTTCCATTTACCGTTCAAATAGCGCCACTCTGCCTGTTTTTCCTGCTACCTATTGCCCGCCTTCTTTTACAGAACTGAGTCGTTGCGGGACTCTCTTTAATGATGAAcgttttgattcatttttgaCCACTGGCTCCTGGAGAGGGGACTTTCGATtcagctcaaacacagacacagacacgcTGAAGAAACGAAGTGCAGCTTATCTGAAAAGCACGCTAGGGCGCACGAGTGCAGAGCAGTTTGCAGGTGTCAGTGCAGGTGTACAGCATCCATTCTACGTGGTTACGTAA
- the LOC117378017 gene encoding protocadherin gamma-A11-like, which yields MVFLKKICVFFLFFTWIEAAWGDVSYTLPEETKQGWVIGNIAKDLGLKSGVLSHRKARIDTEGTEKRYFDVNVDNGNLVVADRIDREELCGERASCVVKRELVLESPLELHRISVHVQDINDNAPKFNEEVISLEIRESAIRGARFLIEEAQDADVGQNSVQQYSLNKNDNFISVITGNTIELVLDKELDREKQQEIDLILTAFDGGSPQRSGTVAIHVTVLDANDNAPVFSQAVYKASLPENSPLDTVVLTVSATDADEGVNGDVSYDFVHVNEDVRNTFSINPKTGEIRVIGNIDFEATTSFEIRVKAKDGLGLSSHGKVIISVTDVNDNAPVVSLKSLSDTIAENTPPGTEVGIINVQDRDSENNRQVRCSLQTGVPFKLVPSIKNYYSLVTTEQLDRELVSDYNITITATDEGSPPLSSSKTVHLTVADINDNPPVFEEQSYSAHVTENNKPGSTLCSVAARDPDWRQNGTVVYSLLPGEVNGAPVSSYVSVNGDTGVIHAVRAFDYEQFRSFKVHVMARDNGSPPLSSNVTVNVFISDMNDNSPQILYPTPEGNSFMTELVPKAAHAGSLVSKVIAVDADSGQNAWLSYHIVKSTDPGLFTIGLHSGEIRSQRDVSESDSMKQNLIVSVKDNGQPPLSATCSMYLLISDNLAEVPELKDISYDERDSKLTSYLIIALVSVSTFFLTFIIIVLGVRFCRRRKPRLLFDGAVAIPSGYLPPNYADVDGTGTLRSTYNYDGYMTTGSRTSDFKFVSSYNDNTLPADQTLRKSPTDCSDIFGDLEEFSEVCNCN from the coding sequence ATGGTATTTCTAaagaaaatctgtgtgtttttcttgttcttcACGTGGATTGAGGCAGCGTGGGGAGACGTGAGCTACACCTTACCAGAGGAAACCAAACAAGGATGGGTTATTGGAAATATAGCAAAAGACCTGGGTCTGAAGAGCGGCGTATTAAGCCACAGAAAAGCCCGCATTGACACCGAGGGGACGGAGAAGCGCTACTTTGACGTAAACGTGGACAACGGAAACCTGGTTGTTGCAGACAGAATTGACCGAGAGGAGCTTTGTGGTGAAAGGGCGTCGTGTGTCGTTAAACGGGAGCTTGTCCTGGAGAGTCCTCTGGAGCTGCACCGAATTAGCGTTCACGTCCAAGATATTAATGACAACGCACCCAAATTTAACGAAGAGGTTATTAGTCTAGAGATAAGAGAATCTGCAATCAGGGGGGCTCGTTTTCTGATAGAGGAGGCGCAAGATGCAGATGTGGGGCAAAATTCGGTTCAACAATACAGTCTGAACaaaaatgataattttatttcagtaatTACAGGAAATACCATCGAGCTGGTGCTGGATAAAGAATTAGATCGTGAAAAACAACAGGAAATAGATTTGATTTTGACAGCTTTTGATGGCGGGTCTCCACAGAGATCAGGGACCGTGGCCATACACGTCACTGTATTGGACGCTAATGATAACGCCCCTGTGTTCAGCCAGGCCGTGTATAAAGCCAGTCTGCCTGAAAACTCCCCACTAGACACTGTAGTGCTGACTGTTAGTGCAACTGATGCAGATGAAGGTGTCAATGGTGATGTGAGTTATGATTTCGTGCATGttaatgaagatgtgagaaaTACCTTTAGTATAAATCCAAAAACAGGAGAAATAAGAGTTATTGGCAACATTGACTTTGAAGCCACAACTTCATTTGAAATACGTGTTAAAGCAAAAGATGGATTAGGATTGTCATCTCATGGAAAAGTCATAATTTCTGTCACAGATGTCAATGACAATGCTCCTGTGGTCAGTTTAAAATCCTTGTCAGATACAATAGCAGAAAATACCCCTCCTGGTACAGAGGTGGGCATTATTAATGTGCAGGACAGAGACTCAGAGAACAACAGACAGGTCCGCTGCTCCCTTCAGACTGGGGTCCCTTTCAAGTTAGTACCTTCCATTAAAAACTATTATTCTCTAGTGACCACAGAACAGCTGGACCGTGAGCTAGTGTCTGATTACAACATTACAATCACTGCCACTGACgagggctctcctcctctgtcctcctctaaaACTGTCCACTTAACTGTAGCTGACATCAATGACAACCCTCCTGTGTTTGAGGAGCAGTCCTACAGCGCACATgtgactgaaaacaacaaacctGGCTCCACTTTATGTTCTGTTGCTGCTCGAGACCCAGACTGGAGACAAAACGGGACAGTGGTTTATTCTCTGTTACCTGGTGAGGTGAATGGGGCCCCAGTGTCCTCCTATGTATCTGTTAATGGAGACACAGGGGTGATCCATGCTGTGAGGGCTTTTGATTATGAACAGTTCAGGAGTTTTAAAGTCCATGTGATGGCCAGAGACAATGGCTCTCCTCCACTCAGCAGCAACGTGACAGTCAATGTGTTTATATCTGACATGAACGACAACTCTCCCCAAATACTGTACCCCACCCCGGAGGGGAACTCCTTCATGACTGAACTGGTCCCTAAAGCTGCACATGCAGGCTCTCTGGTGTCCAAAGTGATAGCAGTGGACGCAGACTCTGGACAGAACGCCTGGCTGTCCTATCACAtagtcaaatccactgatcctGGACTTTTTACTATCGGTCTTCACAGTGGAGAGATCCGGAGCCAGCGGGACGTCTCTGAATCTGACAGCATGAAACAGAaccttattgtgtcagtgaagGATAACGGacagcctcctctctctgccacctgctccatGTATTTACTGATCTCTGATAACTTGGCTGAAGTGCCTGAACTCAAGGACATTTCTTATGATGAGAGGGACTCAAAGCTGACATCCTATCTGATCATTGCACTGGTTTCAGTGTCCACATTTTTCCTCACCTTCATTATTATTGTCCTGGGTGTGAGGTTCTGTCGCAGGAGGAAGCCCAGACTGTTGTTTGATGGAGCAGTTGCAATCCCCAGTGGTTATCTGCCTCCTAATTATGCAGATGTTGACGGCACAGGAACTTTACGCAGCACTTACAACTATGATGGATACATGACGACTGGATCCAGGACAAGTGACTTTAAGTTTGTGTCGTCCTACAATGACAACACGCTGCCTGCAGATCAGACGCTGAGAAAAAGCCCCACTGACTGTTCTGACATCTTTGGAGATTTAGAAGAATTCTCAGAGGTATGCAACTgcaattaa